AAGAACCGCTCCCTCCACGGTCTGTCCCGCTCGCTGATCGACAACATGGTCGTCGGCGTCACGCAGGGCTACACCATCAAGATGGAGATCTTCGGCGTGGGCTACCGCGTCCAGAAGAAGGGCAAGGACCTCGAGTTCGCCCTGGGCTACTCCCACCCGGTCCTCATCGAGGCCCCCGAGGGCATCACCTTCGACGTGGACGGCAACACCAAGCTGTCCATCGCGGGCATCGACAAGCAGCAGGTCGGACAGATCGCCGCCAACATCCGTCGTCTGCGGAAGGACGACCCCTACAAGGGCAAGGGCATCCGCTACGAGGGCGAGCAGATCCGTCGCAAGGTCGGAAAGACGGGTAAGTAATGAGCAACAACAACGAAAAGCGCCTCCCGGTCGGCAAGGACATCTCGACGCGTCGCCGCGTCGCCCGCGCTCGCCGCCACGCGCGCCTGCGCAAGAACATCCGCGGCACCGCCGAGACCCCGCGTCTCGTGGTCCACCGCTCCTCGCGCCACATGACCGCCCAGATCATCGACGACTCCATCGGCCGCACCCTGGCCTCGGCGTCGACCCTGGACGCGGACATCCGCGCCATCGAGGGCGACAAGAAGGCCCGCAGCGCCAAGGTCGGCGAGGTCCTCGCCGCCCGCGCCAAGGACGCCGGCATCGACTCGGTCGTCTTCGACCGCGGCGGATACCAGTACCACGGCCGCGTGGCCGCGCTGGCCGAAGCCGCCCGCGAAGGTGGCCTGAAGTTCTAATGATGCAGACCAATCAGTTCTACGGAAGGAACGCGTGATGCCGGGACGTGAACGGCGTGACGGCGGACGTGGCTCCGCCGACAACCAGAACAACAACAACCGCCGCGACGATCGTCGCGACGGCGGCCGCGGCGGCCGCGACAACCGTCGCCAGCAGGACGAGCGCAACCAGTACCTGGAGCGCGTCGTCACCATCAACCGCGTGTCCAAGGTCGTGAAGGGCGGTCGTCGCTTCAGCTTCACCGCTCTCGTGATCGTCGGCGACGGCGAGGGCAACGTGGGCGTCGGCTACGGCAAGGCGAAGGAGGTGCCGGCAGCGATCCAGAAGGGCGCCGAGGAGGCCCGCAAGAACTTCTTCCGCGTCCCGATGATCGCCGGCACCATCACCCACCCGGTTCAGGGCGAGGCCGCCGCCGGCGTCGTCATGCTCCGCCCGGCCGCCCCGGGTACCGGCGTCATCGCCGGTGGCGCGGTTCGCCCGGTGCTCGAGTGCGCCGGCATCCAGGATGTGCTGTCGAAGTCCCTGGGCTCCGACAACGCCATCAACGTCGTCCACGCCACCGTGGACGCCCTCAAGCAGCTGGTGCGCCCCGAAGAGGTCGCCGCTCGCCGCGGCAAGACCCTCGAAGAGGTCGCCCCGGCCGGTATGCTGCGCGCCCGCGCGGGACAGGGAGCGTGATTGACATGGCTCTGAAGATCACCCAGCTCCGCGGCACCGCGGGCACCAAGCAGAACCAGAAGGACTCGCTGCGCACCCTCGGCCTCAAGCGCCGGCACCAGTCCGTGGTCCGTCCGGATACCCCGGAGGTCCGCGGCCTGATCAACGCCGTGCGTCACATGGTCGAGGTCGAAGAAGTGGCGGGGGAGTAGGTAAATCATGACTGATCCCATCAAGCTCCACGACCTGGCTCCGGCCCCGGGCGCCAAGAAGGACAAGACCCGCGTCGGTCGCGGCGAGGCGTCCAAGGGCAAGACCGCCGGTCGCGGCACCAAGGGCACCAAGGCCCGCAAGCAGGTTTCGGCGGCGTTCGAGGGCGGCCAGATGCCGCTGCACATGCGCCTGCCGAAGCTGAAGGGCTTCAAGAACCCGGCGAAGGTGACCTTCCAGGTCGTCAACGTCTCGGATCTGGCCCGTCTCTTCCCGGAGGGCGGCGACGTCACCGTCGCCGACCTGGTCGCCAAGGGCGCCGTGCGCGCCAAGCAGCCGGTGAAGATCCTGGGCAACGGTGACATCGACGTCAAGGTCAACGTCACCGCCGACAAGTTCTCGGGCTCCGCGAAGTCCAAGATCGAGGCCGCGGGCGGCACCGTCACCGAGGCGTAAAACGCTTCGGGGGCGCGATCCGCATCGCGCGACCCCACGAGGACCGCGGGTCCGGCTTCGGCCGGCCCGCGGTTTTCGCGTCGGCGCCCCTTCCCCGTTCCCCGGGGAAGGGGCGTTTCGGCGTTCCAGGGGGAGCCCCGGCGCCGTTATCTTGCCGTGATGAGACCGGAAACCAACGGCGCTGCTAGACTCACAGAGTCCAATTACGTCCACTATCAGTTCGCCCGCGACCGAGGGCGCCCCGCCACAACCGGGGCCGCCCACGAACCACGGCCCAACTGCCCGAACGCCTCGAAGCGGCGGGCACGGGACGTCGTCAAGCGGGTTCAGGAGGATGCACGTGCCTTCCGGTTTCCTGGCGGCCCTGCGCGACCCCGATCTGCGGAAGAAGATCCTGTTCACCCTGGGCATGATCGTTCTGTACCGCGTCGGCGCGCAGATCCCCACCCCGGGCGTCGACTACCAGACGGTGGCGGCACGCCTTGAGCAGATCACGCAGGACCAGTCCAGCGTCTACTCGCTCATCAACTTGTTCTCGGGCGGCGCACTGCTGCAGATGTCGATCTTCGGCATCGGCATCATGCCGTACATCACCGCGTCGATCATCGTGCAGCTGCTGACGGTGGTGATCCCGCACTTCGAGCAGCTGAAGAAGGAAGGCCAATCCGGCCAGGCCAAGATGACGCAGTACACGCGCTATCTGACGGTCGCCCTCGCCCTGCTGCAGTCCGCCGGCATCGTCGCCATGGCCGACCGCGGCGCGCTGCTCGGCGGCAACCAGTCGCTGCTGATCCAGGGCGCCGGCCTGTTCGACATGGTCGTCATGGTCCTGGTGCTCACCTCGGGCGCCGTGCTGGTGATGTGGATCGGCGAGCTGATCACCGACCGCGGCGTCGGCAACGGCATGTCGCTGCTGATCTTCGCCGGCATCGCCGCGCAGATGCCCGCCGAGGGCGCCGGCATCCTGCAGTCCGCCGGCGGCCTGGTGTTCGCCACCGTGATCGCCGCCGTCCTGGTGCTCATCATCGGCGTCATCTTCATCGAGCAGGGCCAGCGCCGCATCCCGGTGCAGTACGCCAAGCGCATGGTCGGCCGCCGCCAGTACGGCGGTTCGTCCACCTACCTGCCGCTGAAGGTCAACCAGGCCGGCGTCATCCCGGTCATCTTCGCGTCGTCGCTGATCTACGTGCCGGTGCTGATCACCCAGATCGTGCAGTCCGGCCAGAAGAACCCGTCGCAGGACAACTGGTGGCAGCGCAACGTCATCCAGTACCTGCTGTCGCCGTCCAGCTGGCAGTACATCGTGCTGTTCTTCGCCCTGATCGTGTTCTTCTCGTACTTCTACACCTCGGTGCAGTACGACCCGAACGACCAGGCCGACAACATGAAGAAGTACGGCGGCTTCATCCCGGGCTTCCGCCCCGGACGCCCCACCGCCGAGTACCTGGGCTACGTGATCACCCGCCTGCTGGCCGTCGGCTCGCTGTACCTGGCGCTCATCGCGGTGCTGCCGAATTTCATGCTCGATCTGGGCATCGGAAGCAACCAGGGCGGCATGAGCGGCGGTATGTTCGGTGGTACGGCTCTGCTGATTCTCGTGTCCGTCGCGCTGACGACGGTGAAGCAGATCGAGAGCCAGCTCATGCAACGAAACTATGAAGGGTTCCTGAAGTAATGCGACTCGTTCTCCTTGGTCCCCCCGGTGCCGGCAAGGGCACCCAGGCCGCCATTCTCTCCGAGAAGCTCGGCGTCCCCCACATCTCGACCGGTGATCTGTTCCGGGCGAACATCGGCGAGGGCACCCCGCTGGGCCTCGAGGCGAAGTCCTACATGGACGCCGGGAACCTGGTCCCCGACGACGTGACGGTCCGCATGGTGGAGTCCCGCCTGGAGGAGGACGACGCCAAGGCCGGTTTCCTCCTCGACGGTTTCCCCCGCACGGTCCCGCAGGCCGATGAGCTCGAGCGCATCCTGAAGGGCCTTGGCCTGGAGCTGGACGGCGTCGTGCAGTTCGACGTGTCCGAGGACGTCGTGGTGGAGCGCATGCTCGCCCGCGGCCGCGCCGACGACACCGAGGACGTCATCCGAAACCGCATGCACGTCTACGAGCGCGAGACCGCGCCGCTGCTGGACCACTACGCGGACAAGGTCGTCAAGATCAAGGCCGAGGGCACGGTCGAGGAGATCAACGCCGCCGCCATGGCGGAGCTGGACAAGCTCCAGAAGTAACCCCGCGCTTTCCCCGCGGGCCCGGTTCCCGGGTCCGCTTCACGACGGGCCGGCGTCACCGCATCATCCGCATGTCCGCGGGTGCCGCGGTGGCCCCGGCCCGTCTTCTCGTGCGCCGGGAGTAGTGTTGCCCACCGTGATCAGATTCCGACGCAATCGCCCGTCCATCCCCGCCAAGACCCCCGCGGAACTCGACGCCATGCAGGCGGCCGGCGAAATCGTCGGCCGCGCGCTGGCGGCGGTGCGGGACGCCGCGATGCCGGGCGCCACGACGCAGGACCTCAACGACGTCGCCCATGAGGTCATCACCTCCGCCGGCGCCGTGCCGTCGTTCCTGGGGTACGAGGGTTTCCCCGCCTCGGTGTGCGCGTCGGTCAACGAGGTCATCGTCCACGGCATCCCCTCGCGCGAGCGGGTGCTCGCGGAAGGCGACCTCGTGTCCATCGATTGCGGCGCGATCCTGGACGGCTGGCACGGCGATTCGGCTCTCACGTTCGGCGTCGGCAAGCTGCGCGAGGACTGGGAGAAGCTCAACGTGGCCACCTCCGAGGTGCTCGAAGCCGGGATCGCGGCGATGGTGCCCGGCGCCCGCCTGACCGACGTCTCGCATGCGCTGGAGCAGGCGACGCGGGCGGCGGAGGTGCGGCACGGCATCGAGCTCGGCATCGTCGACGGGTACGGCGGCCACGGCATCGGCCGCGAGATGCACATGGAGCCCTTCCTGGCCAACGAGGGCAAACCCGGCAAGGGCCCGCTGATCCAGGAGGGCTCCGTGCTGGCCATCGAGCCGATGCTCATCCTCGGCGGGGAGTGGGGCTCGGATGAGCTCGACGACGGGTGGACGGTGGTGACAGCCGACGGGCAGCCGGCGTCGCACTGGGAGCACACGGTGGCCGCGACGGCCGACGGGCCGCGCATTCTGACGCCGCGGCCGTGAGCCGGGGGAGAGGGGACGCGGGATGAACGGCAATCCGTGGTGGCTGGCCATCGCCGTCGACGCGCGCGGCGGGGTCGCCGGCGCGACGTGCATCGAGGAGTCGGACCCCTGGCGCGTGGCCGGGGAGTCGGTCGGCGAGATCGTGGCGGAGGCGCTGCGCAAGCACGGCGGCATGAAGCCCGTCGCCGCGACGCTCGTGCACCCGCGGTGGATGGGCGCGGACACGCTCGGGGAGGCGCTGCGGGACATCGACCGGGCCGGCGTTCCCGAACGGCTGGTTCGCGCCACCGCCGATGCCGAGGTGCTCATGGCGTCGAAGACGTCGACCGTTTCCGACATGGTGCGCGATGGGCTGGATCCCGGGGCCCGGGGGCGGCTGGTCATCGTCGATGCCTCATCCGGGCGCGTCTACGGGGTGGACGGTGCCGCATCGCCGGTCGGTGAGGGCTCCGACGTGGCAGCCAATGACGTCGCCGACGCCGCCGATGTCGCCGCCGAAGTATCTGCGCGGCTGCGGGAGCACGGCGGAGCCGGCGCCGACGTGGCGCTCGTCGGCCTGCCCCGCGACACCCGGGCCATGGGCGAAGCGCTGGCCTCCGTGGTCGCCGAGCCGACGCGATATTCGCTGCTCGACCTCGCCCGCGGCGCGCTCGCGCCCGAGTCGATCCGCACCGAGCGCCACCGTGCCGCACCGAACTCGCGGTCCGCGATGGTGCGGGGGAAACGGCCCGGCCGAACCGGCGTCCTCGGCGGCCTTCGGAAGCTCTTCGGCCGCGGGTGAATCCCGGGCGGACCGGGGTGCGGGAAAACGCGTTGCCTGAAGTATTCTCAGGATCATGCTCCGCACCCGGGTGCGGCCGTTCGGCCTCCGCGCCGAGGCCCCGCCACAGGACGGGTGCGGCCCCCGACTCCGATTGATCGAGGTTCGATGAATTCCTCCCGCATACTCAATTCGCTGCTGTTCAAGATCATCGTGGCGATCCTGCTCGGCATCGTCTGCAGCTTCTTCTTCCCGGACTGGTTGGCGAGGGTGTTCGTCACCTTCAACTCGCTGTTCAGCGGATTCCTCGGGTTCTTCGTGCCGGTGCTCATCTTCGCCCTGATCACCCCGGCGATCTCGTCGCTCGGGCGCGGCGCCGGCAAGTGGCTCGGCGTCACCGTCGGCCTGGCGTACGCCTCGACGGTCATCTCCGGCCTGATCGCCTACGGGGTTTCCGTGGCCACCTACTCGTGGCTGCTGGCGGACCAGCAGCTGTTCGAAGCCGCGGACATCGACGAGGGCGGGCTGTCGCCGTACTTCACCATCGAGATGGATCCGCCGTTCGCCGTCATGTCGGCGCTGCTGCTGGCGTTCACGGTCGGCATCGCCATGACCGCCGTGAAGTCGGACACCCTGCAGCAGGCGGCCGAGGAGCTGCGGTCGGTGATCATGAAGGTCATCGAGAAGTTCGTCATCCCGCTGCTGCCGCCGTTCATCTTCGGCATGTTCCTGTCGATGGGCATG
This genomic stretch from Corynebacterium hansenii harbors:
- the rplF gene encoding 50S ribosomal protein L6 gives rise to the protein MSRIGKNPIAVPNGVTATIEGQDVTVKGPKGELSVTIPAPITVAQEDGQIVVARPDDNRKNRSLHGLSRSLIDNMVVGVTQGYTIKMEIFGVGYRVQKKGKDLEFALGYSHPVLIEAPEGITFDVDGNTKLSIAGIDKQQVGQIAANIRRLRKDDPYKGKGIRYEGEQIRRKVGKTGK
- the rplR gene encoding 50S ribosomal protein L18, with protein sequence MSNNNEKRLPVGKDISTRRRVARARRHARLRKNIRGTAETPRLVVHRSSRHMTAQIIDDSIGRTLASASTLDADIRAIEGDKKARSAKVGEVLAARAKDAGIDSVVFDRGGYQYHGRVAALAEAAREGGLKF
- the rpsE gene encoding 30S ribosomal protein S5; this translates as MPGRERRDGGRGSADNQNNNNRRDDRRDGGRGGRDNRRQQDERNQYLERVVTINRVSKVVKGGRRFSFTALVIVGDGEGNVGVGYGKAKEVPAAIQKGAEEARKNFFRVPMIAGTITHPVQGEAAAGVVMLRPAAPGTGVIAGGAVRPVLECAGIQDVLSKSLGSDNAINVVHATVDALKQLVRPEEVAARRGKTLEEVAPAGMLRARAGQGA
- the rpmD gene encoding 50S ribosomal protein L30: MALKITQLRGTAGTKQNQKDSLRTLGLKRRHQSVVRPDTPEVRGLINAVRHMVEVEEVAGE
- the rplO gene encoding 50S ribosomal protein L15, coding for MTDPIKLHDLAPAPGAKKDKTRVGRGEASKGKTAGRGTKGTKARKQVSAAFEGGQMPLHMRLPKLKGFKNPAKVTFQVVNVSDLARLFPEGGDVTVADLVAKGAVRAKQPVKILGNGDIDVKVNVTADKFSGSAKSKIEAAGGTVTEA
- the secY gene encoding preprotein translocase subunit SecY, whose amino-acid sequence is MHVPSGFLAALRDPDLRKKILFTLGMIVLYRVGAQIPTPGVDYQTVAARLEQITQDQSSVYSLINLFSGGALLQMSIFGIGIMPYITASIIVQLLTVVIPHFEQLKKEGQSGQAKMTQYTRYLTVALALLQSAGIVAMADRGALLGGNQSLLIQGAGLFDMVVMVLVLTSGAVLVMWIGELITDRGVGNGMSLLIFAGIAAQMPAEGAGILQSAGGLVFATVIAAVLVLIIGVIFIEQGQRRIPVQYAKRMVGRRQYGGSSTYLPLKVNQAGVIPVIFASSLIYVPVLITQIVQSGQKNPSQDNWWQRNVIQYLLSPSSWQYIVLFFALIVFFSYFYTSVQYDPNDQADNMKKYGGFIPGFRPGRPTAEYLGYVITRLLAVGSLYLALIAVLPNFMLDLGIGSNQGGMSGGMFGGTALLILVSVALTTVKQIESQLMQRNYEGFLK
- a CDS encoding adenylate kinase, translated to MRLVLLGPPGAGKGTQAAILSEKLGVPHISTGDLFRANIGEGTPLGLEAKSYMDAGNLVPDDVTVRMVESRLEEDDAKAGFLLDGFPRTVPQADELERILKGLGLELDGVVQFDVSEDVVVERMLARGRADDTEDVIRNRMHVYERETAPLLDHYADKVVKIKAEGTVEEINAAAMAELDKLQK
- the map gene encoding type I methionyl aminopeptidase, whose protein sequence is MIRFRRNRPSIPAKTPAELDAMQAAGEIVGRALAAVRDAAMPGATTQDLNDVAHEVITSAGAVPSFLGYEGFPASVCASVNEVIVHGIPSRERVLAEGDLVSIDCGAILDGWHGDSALTFGVGKLREDWEKLNVATSEVLEAGIAAMVPGARLTDVSHALEQATRAAEVRHGIELGIVDGYGGHGIGREMHMEPFLANEGKPGKGPLIQEGSVLAIEPMLILGGEWGSDELDDGWTVVTADGQPASHWEHTVAATADGPRILTPRP